A segment of the Serratia fonticola genome:
TAGCGAGGTTCGCGCTCGACCGCATTGCACAATCAGGACATAATATTGTTCAAATACGCCAAAATGATAACAATTCTCATGAAAGTAGCTTGCCAAGGCCCCAGGCCGGATATCGATAACGTGCCACGCGCCATCTTCGCGGTGCAGGCCTCTACCGTGCAGAAAGACTGGGAGATCGCCCACCATCGTCACCGTAAAGCCCAGTTGATTTACACGGTACGCGGTATGCTGCGCTGCGAAGTGGAAAATGGCCTGTGGCTGGTGCCACCCCAGTGTGCCTTGTGGATGCCCAGCAACGTCAGCCACTCTGCGCAGGCCACCAGCAAGAGCGAATGCTATTGCCTGTTTGTAGAACCGGATGCCATCCCCGGCCTGCCGCAAAACTGCTGCACATTGACGGTTTCTCCTCTATTGCGTGAACTGCTGCTGCAAGCCAGCCAGTTCGATATCCTCTATCCGGAAGAGGGCCCGGAAGGCCGTTTGGCGAAAGTCCTGCTGGATCAGCTTGCTACCGCACCGCTGGAAAACCTGCACTTGCCGGTATCCAATGACGCACGCCTGCGCCAGTTAACCGAGCAGCTACTGGCTGATCCGGCCGATAAATCCACCTTGAAGCAATGGGCACAACGCATTGGTATGAGCGAGCGTTCACTCAGTCGCACGTTGCAACAGCAAATGGGGATGAGCTTTGGGCACTGGCGGCGGCAGTTGCATGTGATGTTGGCCCTGCAACGCCTGACGCAGGGGGAAAGTGTGCAAAGCGTAGCCCTGGATCTCGGTTACGAGAACGCCAGTGGTTTTGTCACCATGTTCCGTAAAGCCGTCGGTAAGCCACCTGCACGCTACCTGGCAGAAAAAGCGGCTGAAAATCAGGCGCTGTATGGCGCGATCACGTTGTGATTTTCACTCCTCACGCCCTATGCGCCTTCCCATCTGGGCGCTGAGGATTGCCACATTTTATCTGGGTCAGAACCCATCCCTTCTCCCCTCCACCGCGACATTGGCTCCGCCTCAAACGTGATACTTATCGCTTGCAGACGAAAAACGCTCCCTTTCCTTAAGAATAATGATTATCATTCCCAAACAATAAATCGGCACGCCATGACGTGACCGCACTGATTTTTACTTTCGATTCAATGTTGAGCCGATCCCACTTCGGAACCCCTGTTCCGTGGTGGCCTGTATTTTGATGAAATGGAGCTGTTATGAATGTTATGACGACGACCGGCCGTAAGTTCAGCGCGCGCGCGGTTTATCCTCTTATGCTACTTACCTCTCTGGTGTTTTCCACTACGCTGCATGCGCAGACGGAGCCAGACTTACTGCGTAAAGCGGTAGGTAAAGGCGCTTACGAGATGGTGTATAGCCAGGGCGGGAATGCGCTCTACCTGGCGACCTCACAAAGCCGTAAACTGGACAAAGGGGGCGTGGTCTATCGCCTCGACCCACAAACGCTGGATATTACGCAGATCATTCATAACGATCTCAAGCCGTTTGGTGCCGCTATCAACACCAAGACCGATACGCTCTACTTCGGCAATACCACCAGCAACGCGGTGACCGCCATCGACGCTAAGAGCGGTGAAGTGAAGGGCCGCCTGGTGCTGGATGCGCGTAAACGTTCCGATACCGTCAAGCCTTTGGCTCCGCGTGAGCTGGTCGCTGACCCGACCACGGATACCGTCTATATCACCGGCCTGGGTGAGTCCAGCGTGGTCTGGGTGGTGGATGGCAAGGATCTCACTCTGCGCACCACCATCACCGAAACCGGCAAGTACGGTACCGGCCTGGCGCTGGATGCGGCGGCAAGCCGCCTGTATGTCACCAATGCCGAGGGTGAGCTGGTTACTATCGACACCAAAACCAATCAGGTGCTGACGCGTAAAAAACTGGATGAGAGCAAAGAACACTTCTTCCTGAATATCAGTCTGGATCCGGCGACACACCGGGCGTTCATCACTGATTCCAAGCAGCCGCAAGTGCTGGTGGTGGATACCCGCAACGGTAACATTCTGCAGAAGATCGACGTACCGGAGTCCCTGGCGGCGCTGTTTAACCCGGCACGCAATGAGGTCTATGTCACTCACCGCAAAGAAGGCACCGTGAGCGTGATCGATGCCAAGAGTTACAAACTGTTGGCAACCCTCAAGACGCCGGTTCATCCAAACAGCCTGGCGCTGTCAGCGGATGGCCAAACCCTGTACGTCAGCGTGAAGCAGGGATCCACCCGCGATAAAGAAGCCACGCAGCCTGATGATGTGATCCGTATTGCCTTGAAATAATCAGTAAGGCGCTGCCTCTATCATAGGGGAGCGCCCTTTTCCCTTGCCTGTGTGATCTCCCCTACCCTCCCCATCGGCATAATAAAAATGTCATTAAAAGCTGTTACTTAATTACCTTGCCAATTTATAGGGTTTTTAGGGATGAACCATAATGCTAAAAAAAACAGTGAGATCCGCGTTACCTATTGCCATGATTTTTACTCTGGGTTCTGCCGGTGCGGCAGAGACGAGAACCATCGCTGCCACAGAACT
Coding sequences within it:
- a CDS encoding helix-turn-helix domain-containing protein; its protein translation is MKVACQGPRPDIDNVPRAIFAVQASTVQKDWEIAHHRHRKAQLIYTVRGMLRCEVENGLWLVPPQCALWMPSNVSHSAQATSKSECYCLFVEPDAIPGLPQNCCTLTVSPLLRELLLQASQFDILYPEEGPEGRLAKVLLDQLATAPLENLHLPVSNDARLRQLTEQLLADPADKSTLKQWAQRIGMSERSLSRTLQQQMGMSFGHWRRQLHVMLALQRLTQGESVQSVALDLGYENASGFVTMFRKAVGKPPARYLAEKAAENQALYGAITL
- a CDS encoding YncE family protein — its product is MNVMTTTGRKFSARAVYPLMLLTSLVFSTTLHAQTEPDLLRKAVGKGAYEMVYSQGGNALYLATSQSRKLDKGGVVYRLDPQTLDITQIIHNDLKPFGAAINTKTDTLYFGNTTSNAVTAIDAKSGEVKGRLVLDARKRSDTVKPLAPRELVADPTTDTVYITGLGESSVVWVVDGKDLTLRTTITETGKYGTGLALDAAASRLYVTNAEGELVTIDTKTNQVLTRKKLDESKEHFFLNISLDPATHRAFITDSKQPQVLVVDTRNGNILQKIDVPESLAALFNPARNEVYVTHRKEGTVSVIDAKSYKLLATLKTPVHPNSLALSADGQTLYVSVKQGSTRDKEATQPDDVIRIALK